A window of Amycolatopsis australiensis contains these coding sequences:
- a CDS encoding peroxidase-related enzyme (This protein belongs to a clade of uncharacterized proteins related to peroxidases such as the alkylhydroperoxidase AhpD.), with protein sequence MSDAVSRFPITELEDLPDDLRERVGVIAEKSGFVPNIFRALGHRPAELRAFLDYHDALMERTEGLSKAERELVVVATSGANHCTYCVVAHGAILRIRAKDPELADRVSSNPWQVELDERGRAIVDLALALAQDSALFGEGDLEAARNAGLTDDEIWDVGAITALFAMSNRLAHLTALRPNPEFFLLGRVPR encoded by the coding sequence ATGAGCGACGCGGTGAGCCGGTTCCCGATCACGGAACTCGAAGACCTGCCCGACGACCTTCGCGAGCGCGTGGGCGTGATCGCGGAGAAGTCGGGGTTCGTCCCGAACATCTTCCGCGCGCTCGGCCACCGCCCGGCCGAGCTGCGCGCGTTCCTCGACTACCACGACGCGTTGATGGAGCGGACCGAAGGCCTGAGCAAGGCCGAGCGCGAGCTGGTGGTCGTCGCGACGTCCGGCGCGAACCACTGCACGTACTGCGTGGTCGCGCACGGGGCCATCCTGCGCATCCGCGCGAAGGACCCGGAGCTGGCCGACCGCGTGTCCAGCAACCCGTGGCAGGTGGAGCTGGACGAGCGCGGTCGCGCGATCGTCGACCTCGCGCTGGCGCTCGCCCAGGACTCCGCGCTGTTCGGCGAGGGTGACCTGGAGGCCGCGCGCAACGCCGGCCTCACCGACGACGAGATCTGGGACGTCGGCGCGATCACGGCGTTGTTCGCGATGTCGAACCGGCTCGCCCACCTGACCGCGCTGCGCCCGAACCCGGAATTCTTCCTCCTCGGCCGCGTGCCGCGTTAG
- the mctP gene encoding monocarboxylate uptake permease MctP, producing the protein MSNLQWPELIIFTVLFALVTVLGFMASRWQRGSTLDHLDEWGLGGRKFGSWITWFLLGGDLYTAYTFVAVPALVFSAGALGLYALPYTIVVYPIVLLPALRMWSVSRVRGYVTPADFVRGRFGSPTLALLVAITGIVATMPYIALQLVGLEAVLRTMGINGGGIVGHLPLLVAFVILAFYTYQSGLRAPALIAFVKDILIYIVILVAIIYLPSKLGGWSHIFDSAAQTLAKPNPKTGKPSGSILLTANNQLQYATLALGSALALFLYPHSLTSVLASRGRNVIKRNMVALPAYSLVLGLLALLGYVAITAGVKPLTNAATGKADGNTIVPVLFNNQFSSWFAGIAFAAIGIGALVPAAIMSIAAANLWTRNIYKEYIRKNATPQEEAKQAKLASLVVKLGAVAVIILIDPQFSIDLQLIGGVLILQTLPAVALALYTRWFHRWGLIAGWVVGIGWGLIMLYGIPNPANGKQHFGGSALALGNMSIFGWHPFAGSQVQIYVGFVALIANLVVAAIFTVIARQLKVFNGTDDTNPEDYHVDEHDKDLRPIGVH; encoded by the coding sequence ATGAGCAACCTGCAGTGGCCCGAGCTGATCATCTTCACCGTGCTGTTCGCGCTGGTGACGGTGCTCGGCTTCATGGCGTCGCGCTGGCAGCGCGGCAGCACGCTGGACCACCTCGACGAGTGGGGCCTCGGCGGGCGCAAGTTCGGCTCGTGGATCACGTGGTTCCTGCTCGGCGGTGACCTCTACACGGCGTACACGTTCGTCGCGGTGCCCGCGCTGGTGTTCAGCGCCGGCGCGCTGGGCCTCTACGCCCTCCCGTACACGATCGTCGTCTACCCGATCGTCCTCCTGCCGGCGCTGCGGATGTGGTCGGTTTCGCGGGTGCGCGGTTACGTCACGCCGGCCGACTTCGTGCGCGGCCGCTTCGGCTCGCCGACGCTGGCGCTGCTCGTCGCGATCACCGGCATCGTCGCGACCATGCCGTACATCGCGCTGCAGCTGGTCGGGCTCGAAGCCGTGCTGCGGACGATGGGCATCAACGGCGGTGGCATCGTCGGGCACCTGCCGCTGCTGGTGGCCTTCGTCATCCTGGCCTTCTACACCTACCAGTCCGGCCTGCGGGCGCCCGCGCTGATCGCGTTCGTCAAGGACATCCTGATCTACATCGTGATCCTGGTGGCGATCATCTACCTGCCCTCGAAGCTCGGCGGCTGGTCGCACATCTTCGACTCGGCCGCGCAGACGCTGGCCAAGCCGAACCCGAAGACCGGGAAGCCGTCCGGGTCGATCCTGCTCACCGCCAACAACCAGCTGCAGTACGCGACGCTGGCGCTGGGTTCGGCGCTCGCGCTGTTCCTCTACCCGCACTCGCTGACCAGCGTGCTGGCCTCGCGCGGGCGCAACGTGATCAAGCGGAACATGGTCGCGCTGCCGGCGTACTCGCTGGTGCTGGGCCTGCTGGCGCTGCTGGGCTACGTGGCGATCACCGCGGGCGTCAAGCCGCTGACCAACGCCGCGACCGGCAAGGCCGACGGCAACACGATCGTCCCGGTGCTGTTCAACAACCAGTTCTCGTCGTGGTTCGCGGGCATCGCGTTCGCCGCGATCGGCATCGGCGCCCTGGTGCCCGCCGCGATCATGTCGATCGCCGCGGCCAACCTGTGGACGCGCAACATCTACAAGGAGTACATCCGCAAGAACGCGACACCGCAGGAAGAAGCGAAGCAGGCGAAGCTGGCTTCGCTGGTCGTGAAGCTCGGCGCGGTGGCCGTGATCATCCTGATCGACCCGCAGTTCTCGATCGACCTGCAGCTCATCGGCGGCGTGCTGATCCTGCAGACGCTGCCGGCGGTGGCGCTCGCGCTGTACACGCGCTGGTTCCACCGGTGGGGCCTGATCGCCGGCTGGGTCGTCGGCATCGGCTGGGGCCTGATCATGCTGTACGGCATCCCGAACCCGGCCAACGGCAAGCAGCACTTCGGCGGTTCGGCGCTCGCGCTGGGCAACATGTCGATCTTCGGCTGGCACCCGTTCGCGGGCTCGCAGGTCCAGATCTACGTCGGGTTCGTCGCGCTGATCGCCAACCTGGTGGTCGCGGCGATCTTCACGGTGATCGCCCGGCAGCTGAAGGTGTTCAACGGCACCGACGACACGAACCCCGAGGACTACCACGTCGACGAGCACGACAAGGACCTGCGTCCCATCGGCGTCCACTAA